The stretch of DNA CAATCTCATCGCCGTGCGCGTTTACGACGATATGCTGGCCGGCGGCATCCTCGATGGTGATGTGGGTATTTATTATCAACCGGATGAAATCCACATACTCTCCTCGCTCGCGGGTGAATGGAAGTTGAAAATGGGCGATGATCTGCGTTGGGCGGACAGCGATTTTGACGACGCCGGCTGGCAGAAGGTCGACGCGCCTGTGATGTGGGACAGCTTTGGCTACAAAGACTACGACGGTGTGGGATGGTATCGCAAACGATTCACGGTTCCGCAAAACGCCCGCAGTGAAAAGTTGATTTTGTTTTTGGGAAAAATCGACGATGTTGATGAAGTTTATTTGAATGGCAAAAAACTGGGGCGCACCGGCCCCTGGCCCAATGATATCAGAGACTTTGAAAATTATGGCAATCACTATCAAGAGTATCGCGCCTACTTCATTCCTGCCAATCAATTGCAGCTCGACGGTGAAAACGTCCTGGCCGTGCGGGTTTTCGATGGCCTGGTGCACGGCGGCATTTGGGACGGGCCTCTGGGCCTGGTCTCGCAGCGTGACTACCGGAGCTGGGAGCGGCGCAACTCTTCACAAGCCGATTTCTTCAAGTGGATTTGGGGCAAATAAAAAGCGAGTTTGCCGCCCAGTGGGTGCTTCATTTAGAAATCCTCAAGTTACCTGCCTTCTCTTGTCTTTACAATTTTTGACATTTCTTGACCTTCTTCTGACAACACGAAAACCAGCGTTGCGTATCTTGAGCCGTAATGTTCAAGCGAAGCATGCCGTTGGAATTCACACGGCAACGTTGCTTGTAATAAGTAATCAATCTCGGTTTTTCAAAACTCTTACACGAAAGGAGCCTCTCATGTTACGCAACGTTATGATCATCCTCCTGCTGAGCGCATTTGCGCTGGCCGCCCAAACGCCAACCTATTCGGAACGCAAATTGAAACTGGCTGAGCGCGGCCACCTGGCCAATTTGCAATCCGACAACGAGGCGTTGCGCAACAGCACGATCTTTCGCATCATGCAGCTCAAGGTCTGCGCACCGCATTACGATTTCACCAAAATCATCGCGGCCTTGCAGGAAACCAGCCAGAAAGATCCTTCGTTCAAAAACCGGCTCTATGCCTTTACGGCTTGCACCATCTTGAGCGACAAGGCGCTGGTTACCATACCGGTTCCGCCGCAATCGGAGGAGGGCAAGGAAGAATACTTCGCTTCTCTACACCATTTGTTAATGGAAAAGACGCTGCTGACTCAAGCGGAATAACGGCAGAGGTGTACAAATGTGTTTGAGCATTCTTGCAATGTGAGGTGGCGCAAATCCAGGCGGCTGTTTGCGTCACCTCACGATTTAGGCCCGGCGCTGTTAGGATCGACGATTAAATAACTTTCCTAATCTCGAACCGCGAATAGACGCGAATCATCGCGAATTAAAAGACATTAGCGAACATTCGCGTTGATTAGCGGTTTAAAGAAAATGAGTGAGTTATTTAAATGGCAATCCTTAGCTGATTTGAGCTTGTCAAAAAGCCAGGGTAAGCGCGCAAAAAAATCTCATTGCAATTCTTCGAAAACCTGATAGTTTGGGAACAGTAAACAGCCTTATCAAGAAATTCTGTTCCTGTGATCGATCGCCGAACTTCTTTCTCACACGCCCTCGTGATTACCGGTCCGACCGCCGCCGGCAAAACCGAGGTCGCGCTGGAATTAGCGCGGCATGTTCCCGCCGAAATCATATCTGCTGACTCTCGCCAAGTCTACCGCGACATGGACATCGGCACGGCCAAGCCCACCCCAGAACAACTCCGGCAGGCGCCTCATCATTTCATCGACATTCGCAACCCGGATGAAATTTATACGGCCGGTGAATACGGCCGCGCGGCGCGCCGCGTTGTGCTGGACATTCTAAATGCCGGCAAGCTGCCGCTGATCGTGGGCGGCTCGGGTTTTTATTTGCAGGCCTTGCTGGAAGGTTTCTCGGCTGCGCTGCCTTCTGATTTGAGCGTGCGCGCCCACCTCAAGCATCGCCTGCAAAACGAAGGCAGCAGCGCATTACACGCCGAATTGAAGCAGATTGATCCGCAGGCCGCCGCCCGCCTGCACATTAACGATGCCCATCGCATCGTGCGCGCGCTGGAAGTTTATCAAATCTCCGGCCTCAGCCTTAGCGCCTTGCAGCAACAAAAGGCGGAGCCTGCGCCGTTTGCGTATCTCGTTTTTTGTTTGACAATGGATCGCGCCAGGCTTTATCAGCGCATCAATCGGCGCGTCGAGCAGATGCTGGAAGCAGGTTTGCTGGATGAATGCCGGCGCTTGCACGCGCTCGGTTTTTCGCGTGATTTGAATGCTTTACAAACGGTGGGCTACCAGGAGTGCTTTCAATTTCTTGCCGGAGAAATCTCCTTCGAAACGATGAAAGAATTGATTCAGCGCCACACGCGGCAATACGCCAAGCGGCAATTGACGTGGTTTCGCAAGATGGCGCATTGTGAGTGGATTACGATAGAGGAAGATCAAACAGCAACAGCATTGGCGTTTGAAATTACACAGAGGATGAATATTCGCCGAAACGCAAAATCGTTTCCAGAAAAAAGATCAACAAAGTAAGTCGTCAAATACCCTGCGCTGAACGAAGCAAGCAAAAATGCTGCAAAAGCTCAACGCCTTGCACAGTTTGCTGTAACCGTGCAGGGGGTCAAGTGAGATCGTACCGGCATTAACCCTCCGCGCGCTTGCGCGTTGTCCAGCGTTTTGCAAAGTCTTTCGAACGGATTCTCATCGCCCGGCTCGGCGCACCTTTGTCACTCTTAACGGGCTGCCGCAATCGCGTCAGATTGGGCTGCGGCTCAGCAGAGCCAGAATGCGGCTCTGTTTTTCCCTCGCCCTCATCGCCTTCTCCGGCCACATGAGCTTCCGCCGCCGAATTTTCTTCTGCTGCTCTTGCTTTTTGCAGTTCTAATTGCGCCAAGCGAGCAGCTTCTTCGTCTTTCTCCATGCAGCATTTCTTATACTTTTTGCCGCTGCCACATGGGCAAGGATCGTTTCGTCCGGTTTTCAAGATGTCTCTCCCTTCTCAAGTGAATATCCACGTTGGTTCTTCCTGGCCCGGGATGATTGCAGAAATAAAACATTCGCCTGCACTGCTGCTTGCCCGTCTGATCTGTCGATCCGCAACATGGGATTGGCGCCCTTCGACAAGCTCAGGGTACGGCTTCGACAGGCTCAAGGCGCGGCTTTCCCACGTTTTAGCACAGTCTGCAAACTCCCGGACGCAGACCTGAATTACTGTGAAAAAATGTTCAGCACTTGTTTGCAAAACTAGTGCATTTTCTGTACATTTCAAAGTCAATTTTTGGATGAAAAACTACAATTGCATCTTTAGGACTGAATTTCATTATGCCAAATTCTAGCACAGTTTCGACCTCAACCTCACAAAAAAAACCGCATGTCATTCGCCGGATGTATGATTGGGTTTTGCATTGGGCACACACGCCCTATGGCACGCCTGCGCTTGCCGGTCTCTCACTGGCCGAGTCGTCATTTTTTCCAATTCCCCCGGATCCACTTCTTATGGCGCTTGCCATGTCTCGCCCGGAACGCAGCATGTGGTACGCTGCTGTGTGCTCAGCCTGCTCGGTGATTGGCGGCATGTTGGGCTATCTGATCGGCTGGCAACTCTGGCATCTCGTGAGTGATTTCTTTTTTGCGAATATTCCAGGCTTCACGCATGAGGTTTTCAATCTTGTTGCGCAGAAGTATAACGATAATGCCTTTCTTGCCATCTTTACGGCGGCGTTTACGCCTATTCCCTACAAAGTTTTTACCATTGCCGGCGGCGTCTTCACAATCAACTTTGCCGAATTCGTTGCTGCTTCGATTGTGGGACGGTCGATGCGATTCTTTCTGGTG from Cytophagia bacterium CHB2 encodes:
- a CDS encoding DedA family protein is translated as MPNSSTVSTSTSQKKPHVIRRMYDWVLHWAHTPYGTPALAGLSLAESSFFPIPPDPLLMALAMSRPERSMWYAAVCSACSVIGGMLGYLIGWQLWHLVSDFFFANIPGFTHEVFNLVAQKYNDNAFLAIFTAAFTPIPYKVFTIAGGVFTINFAEFVAASIVGRSMRFFLVAGLIRVFGAAIKEKIDRYFDWFALGFTVLLILGFVVIKYAL
- a CDS encoding glycoside hydrolase gives rise to the protein NLIAVRVYDDMLAGGILDGDVGIYYQPDEIHILSSLAGEWKLKMGDDLRWADSDFDDAGWQKVDAPVMWDSFGYKDYDGVGWYRKRFTVPQNARSEKLILFLGKIDDVDEVYLNGKKLGRTGPWPNDIRDFENYGNHYQEYRAYFIPANQLQLDGENVLAVRVFDGLVHGGIWDGPLGLVSQRDYRSWERRNSSQADFFKWIWGK
- the miaA gene encoding tRNA (adenosine(37)-N6)-dimethylallyltransferase MiaA, with amino-acid sequence MIDRRTSFSHALVITGPTAAGKTEVALELARHVPAEIISADSRQVYRDMDIGTAKPTPEQLRQAPHHFIDIRNPDEIYTAGEYGRAARRVVLDILNAGKLPLIVGGSGFYLQALLEGFSAALPSDLSVRAHLKHRLQNEGSSALHAELKQIDPQAAARLHINDAHRIVRALEVYQISGLSLSALQQQKAEPAPFAYLVFCLTMDRARLYQRINRRVEQMLEAGLLDECRRLHALGFSRDLNALQTVGYQECFQFLAGEISFETMKELIQRHTRQYAKRQLTWFRKMAHCEWITIEEDQTATALAFEITQRMNIRRNAKSFPEKRSTK